A window of the Henckelia pumila isolate YLH828 chromosome 3, ASM3356847v2, whole genome shotgun sequence genome harbors these coding sequences:
- the LOC140892733 gene encoding uncharacterized protein, whose product MSPSTETTTQLKPWKNLLCQHSKSSLFSPNNFMKGILVICIFSALPLHLYFSANFHGLIPDGCPECTPAFGRQAIQYDHHGRTNISHILFGIGGSAESWGQRRYYCQLWWKPHKHRGFVWLDKKPNPWPETSPPYKVSSDTSRFKYNCGDASRSAVRIARIVKESFELGLKDVRWFVMGDDDTVFFAENLVNVLSKYDHNQMYYIGSHSESVEQTLTHSYSMGYGGGGFAISYPLAAELVRILDGCIDRYADFYGSDEKISGCMSEIGVPLTKELGFHQMDIQGNPYGLLAAHPIAPLVSLHHLDNFQPLFPDITRIDSVKKLIKAYKSDPSRALQHTFCHDLSRNWSVSVSWGYTVQLYPFLVTKKVLSIPLRTFATWRTWSQEPFTFDTRPMSSDPCEKPVVFYFDRVKDVRNKKTLTSYKIVDDPNNETRCEREDYTAAYLVKGFKVLAGFLDPQVWNKAPRRQCCEIMNGSDKPAGVLQIRIQTPPLRS is encoded by the exons ATGTCTCCTTCAACGGAAACGACAACTCAATTAAAACCCTGGAAAAATCTCCTTTGTCAACACTCAAAATCCAGTTTATTTAGCCCGAATAATTTCATGAAGGGCATTCTTGTCATATGCATTTTCTCTGCACTTCCTCTTCATCTTTATTTCTCAGCTAATTTCCACGGCCTGATACCGGATGGTTGCCCCGAATGCACTCCAGCTTTCGGCCGGCAGGCAATCCAATATGATCATCACGGAAGAACAAACATATCCCACATTCTTTTCGGCATCGGCGGTTCCGCGGAGTCGTGGGGCCAACGCCGCTACTACTGCCAACTCTGGTGGAAACCTCACAAGCACCGTGGCTTCGTGTGGCTTGACAAGAAGCCAAATCCATGGCCCGAAACCTCACCGCCGTATAAAGTCTCGTCGGACACGTCCCGTTTCAAGTACAACTGCGGGGATGCATCCAGGTCCGCGGTGCGCATAGCTCGCATAGTGAAGGAGAGCTTCGAACTAGGTCTAAAGGACGTGAGATGGTTCGTCATGGGAGACGACGACACGGTTTTCTTTGCGGAGAATCTGGTGAATGTTCTGAGCAAATATGATCACAATCAAATGTATTACATTGGCAGCCATTCCGAAAGCGTGGAGCAAACCTTGACGCATTCTTATTCGATGGGATACGGTGGCGGCGGCTTTGCCATTAGCTACCCTTTGGCGGCGGAGCTGGTTAGGATCTTGGATGGGTGCATTGATCGGTACGCAGATTTCTATGGGTCGGATGAGAAGATCAGTGGTTGCATGAGTGAGATTGGTGTACCTTTGACCAAAGAACTTGGTTTCCATCAg ATGGATATTCAAGGAAACCCATACGGATTACTCGCAGCGCATCCGATAGCACCACTAGTCTCACTGCATCATTTGGACAATTTCCAGCCCTTGTTTCCAGACATAACCAGAATAGACTCTGTCAAGAAACTCATCAAAGCATACAAATCCGACCCGTCCCGAGCACTACAACACACTTTCTGCCATGACCTGAGCCGGAACTGGTCTGTTTCGGTTTCATGGGGCTACACCGTGCAACTGTACCCATTTTTGGTGACAAAAAAGGTTTTAAGCATACCATTGAGGACATTTGCTACGTGGAGGACTTGGAGTCAGGAGCCCTTTACCTTCGATACCCGTCCCATGAGCTCCGATCCGTGCGAAAAACCCGTTGTTTTTTATTTCGATAGAGTTAAGGATGTCCGGAATAAGAAAACGTTGACATCGTATAAGATAGTGGACGATCCTAACAACGAGACGCGATGTGAGAGGGAAGACTATACGGCTGCTTACTTGGTTAAAGGTTTTAAAGTTCTGGCAGGGTTTCTAGATCCTCAAGTATGGAACAAG GCACCACGTAGACAGTGCTGTGAGATAATGAACGGCTCAGATAAACCTGCTGGTGTTTTGCAGATCAGAATTCAAACTCCACCTCTTCGGAGTTGA